One part of the Mytilus trossulus isolate FHL-02 chromosome 11, PNRI_Mtr1.1.1.hap1, whole genome shotgun sequence genome encodes these proteins:
- the LOC134691691 gene encoding serine protease inhibitor Cvsi-2-like yields MKVVAILLCFIVDVYCETCTSTRRCTQTTCTDSSHHVVCYQGQCTCSGRTGHTCADVADCSSEHCRFGKSHCFDGHCHCLPGAGK; encoded by the exons ATGAAGGTTGTCGCTATTCTTCTCTGCTTTATCG TTGACGTATATTGTGAGACATGTACATCAACCAGAAGATGTACTCAGACCACATGCACAGACTCGTCACATCATGTAGTGTGTTACCAGGGTCAGTGTACATGCAGCGGAAGAACTGGACAca CATGCGCCGACGTAGCCGACTGCAGCAGTGAACATTGCAGATTTGGAAAGTCCCATTGTTTTGACGGTCACTGCCATTGTCTCCCTGGAGCTGGAAAATAA
- the LOC134691678 gene encoding serine protease inhibitor Cvsi-2-like: protein MKVAIILACLVASIYAETCSNDSDCTDTKCTSGHASKCLQLVFGRHECVCSDGEAGNACTGASDCSATKCRIGNAHCVDAHCRCYGGIGK from the exons ATGAAGGTTGCCATTATTCTCGCTTGTCTTGTTG cCTCTATCTATGCTGAGACCTGTTCAAATGATTCTGATTGCACAGACACAAAATGCACATCAGGTCATGCATCCAAATGTCTTCAATTAGTCTTTGGAAGACACGAATGTGTCTGCAGTGATGGCGAAGCTGGAAATG cATGCACTGGTGCAAGCGATTGCTCTGCCACTAAATGCAGAATTGGAAATGCTCACTGTGTTGACGCCCATTGTCGTTGTTACGGAGGAATTggcaaataa
- the LOC134691679 gene encoding serine protease inhibitor Cvsi-2-like has protein sequence MKVIAILLCVIVAVYCETCTSDRRCTQTTCTDSSHHVVCFMGHCTCSGRTGHTCTDVADCSSEHCRFGRSHCYDGHCHCLPGAGK, from the exons ATGAAGGTCATCGCTATTCTTCTCTGCGTTATCG TTGCGGTATATTGTGAGACATGTACATCAGACCGTAGATGTACTCAGACCACATGCACAGACTCTTCACATCATGTAGTATGCTTCATGGGTCATTGCACATGCAGCGGCAGAACTGGACACA CATGCACAGACGTAGCTGACTGCAGCAGTGAACATTGCAGATTTGGAAGGTCCCATTGTTATGACGGTCACTGTCATTGTCTCCCTGGAGCAGGAAAATAA
- the LOC134691680 gene encoding serine protease inhibitor Cvsi-2-like — protein sequence MKVVAILLCFIVAVYCETCTSTRRCTQTTCTDSSHHVVCYQGHCTCSGRTGHTCSDVADCSSEHCRFGRSHCYDGHCHCLPGAGK from the exons ATGAAGGTTGTCGCTATTCTTCTCTGCTTTATCG TTGCGGTATATTGTGAGACATGTACATCAACCAGAAGATGTACTCAGACCACATGCACAGACTCGTCACACCATGTAGTATGTTACCAGGGTCATTGCACATGCAGCGGAAGAACTGGACACA catGCTCTGACGTAGCCGACTGCAGCAGTGAACATTGCAGATTTGGAAGGTCCCACTGTTATGACGGTCACTGTCATTGTCTCCCTGGAGCAGGAAAATAA